One Gordonia mangrovi genomic region harbors:
- a CDS encoding FAD-binding protein has product MSVNEEVYDVVVVGSGGGGMIGGYLAASRGLRTLIIEKTDQVGGTTSYSGAGLWFPGSAPVARAGIDESDRQAAREYLRAVVGDDSRAELHDAYLSAGPRLIDELEKNPWFGEFTHMTVPDYFAGLPGATPHGRTVFPAPITVAELGDKADLVRKSIYTERYGHTEDETLVGGRAFIARALAAFLDTGHGDVRVNTALSRLIVEDGRVTGVEARCDGEVVALRAERGVLLAAGGFEHNPELRAKYGAIPSTGDWSDGVDSNVGDALLAGIAVGADTELMDEAWYVPGVVQPDGKPLFNHASRGGIWVNAEGKRFTNETAPYDQAGHAIRDGERDTDVSHTPTHWVFDHKQLSRDGFGGKSPQTPIADDWFTSGALKKADTLEELAALIDVPTAELTASVQTFNGYVESGVDEEFHRGETPWDQMCQFIVGYPALPEQNFVVPIEAEGPNPLIVSIDTPPYYAATLLLSDIGTKGGLKTDADSRVLGADGEPIAGLYATGNTMAAMSGKVYPGAGTPIGSALAFAYQAVADIAAGAGASGDLVESGRVNADTE; this is encoded by the coding sequence ATGTCAGTCAACGAGGAAGTCTACGACGTCGTCGTCGTCGGATCCGGTGGTGGTGGGATGATCGGCGGCTATCTTGCCGCCTCCCGCGGCCTGCGGACCCTCATCATCGAGAAGACCGACCAGGTCGGCGGAACCACGTCGTATTCCGGTGCCGGACTGTGGTTCCCGGGCAGCGCGCCGGTAGCCCGGGCAGGAATCGACGAGTCGGACCGCCAGGCTGCCCGCGAGTACCTGCGTGCTGTCGTCGGTGACGACAGTCGTGCGGAGCTACACGACGCCTACTTGTCCGCGGGGCCCCGCCTGATCGACGAACTCGAGAAGAACCCCTGGTTCGGGGAGTTCACGCACATGACGGTGCCCGACTACTTCGCCGGCCTGCCCGGGGCGACGCCACACGGCCGAACGGTCTTCCCGGCGCCGATCACGGTTGCCGAACTCGGCGACAAGGCCGATCTCGTCCGCAAATCGATCTACACCGAGCGCTATGGTCACACCGAGGACGAGACATTGGTCGGTGGGCGTGCCTTCATTGCGCGGGCGCTGGCCGCGTTCCTGGACACCGGACACGGCGACGTGCGCGTGAACACGGCACTGAGTCGCCTGATCGTCGAGGACGGTCGGGTTACGGGCGTCGAAGCGCGCTGCGACGGTGAGGTGGTGGCGCTGCGCGCCGAACGTGGGGTTCTCCTTGCCGCTGGTGGGTTCGAGCACAATCCGGAGCTCCGGGCGAAGTACGGGGCGATCCCGTCGACCGGTGACTGGTCCGACGGTGTGGACTCCAACGTCGGCGACGCACTGCTGGCCGGCATCGCGGTGGGTGCCGACACGGAATTGATGGACGAGGCCTGGTACGTACCCGGTGTGGTGCAGCCGGACGGCAAACCCCTGTTCAACCACGCATCGCGCGGTGGCATCTGGGTCAATGCCGAAGGCAAGCGGTTCACCAACGAGACCGCACCCTACGACCAGGCCGGGCACGCCATCCGTGACGGAGAACGCGACACCGACGTGTCGCACACGCCGACCCACTGGGTGTTCGACCACAAGCAGCTCTCCCGTGACGGGTTCGGCGGCAAGTCACCGCAGACCCCCATCGCCGACGACTGGTTCACCTCGGGCGCTCTCAAGAAGGCCGACACGCTCGAGGAGCTCGCTGCTCTGATCGACGTGCCGACGGCCGAGCTGACGGCCTCGGTGCAGACCTTCAACGGGTATGTCGAAAGCGGCGTCGACGAAGAATTCCACCGTGGTGAGACGCCGTGGGATCAGATGTGCCAGTTCATCGTCGGGTATCCGGCGCTGCCGGAACAGAACTTTGTCGTACCGATCGAGGCGGAGGGTCCCAACCCGCTGATCGTCTCGATCGACACTCCGCCGTACTATGCGGCGACCCTGCTACTTTCCGACATCGGCACCAAGGGCGGGCTGAAGACCGACGCCGACTCTCGGGTGCTGGGAGCCGACGGGGAACCGATCGCCGGACTGTACGCCACGGGCAACACCATGGCTGCGATGTCGGGCAAGGTGTACCCGGGCGCCGGGACTCCCATCGGCTCGGCGCTCGCCTTCGCCTATCAGGCTGTGGCCGACATCGCGGCAGGCGCGGGCGCGAGCGGTGATCTGGTGGAGAGCGGGCGCGTGAACGCAGACACCGAGTGA
- a CDS encoding VOC family protein — protein MTAAPQERPQIAQCGAIALGTPKLETSLHFFRDILGMEEVERVGDTVYLRGYQEMKHHSLVLFASDTAIVDSHSFRVRRPQDVELFYEEFSAQGVEVAELPAGHQAGRGTALRFVVPYSGHAFELYYDIDAPAAPPEISSRLLSNSSRRRGLGVRRLDHFNIQASPEYVGDAERWLRDALGFKRREYVYVPDNDMLIASWTSVTSQVHDLAIAMSLTGQNSQMHHVAFNLENHSDLIVAADTLRDLDVKFHCGPGKHGIGQAMYLYVEEPGSGHRIELYSGNYHIFDPDWEALGWTPMNPDGMTWFGQELDVTQDGSMASATDAVSSVTSLIGQQAVAGQA, from the coding sequence ATGACCGCTGCACCCCAGGAGCGACCGCAGATCGCGCAATGCGGAGCGATTGCGTTGGGCACCCCGAAACTCGAGACGTCGCTGCACTTCTTCCGCGACATCCTGGGGATGGAGGAAGTCGAGAGGGTGGGCGACACCGTCTACCTCCGTGGCTACCAGGAGATGAAGCATCACTCACTGGTGCTCTTCGCCAGTGACACCGCGATCGTCGATTCACACAGCTTCCGCGTCCGGCGGCCACAGGACGTCGAGCTGTTCTACGAGGAGTTCAGCGCCCAGGGCGTCGAGGTCGCCGAACTGCCCGCCGGCCATCAGGCGGGCCGAGGGACCGCGCTTCGATTCGTGGTCCCGTACTCGGGCCATGCCTTCGAGCTCTACTACGACATCGACGCGCCGGCCGCGCCGCCGGAGATCAGTTCGCGTCTGCTGAGCAACTCGTCGCGTCGGCGGGGGCTCGGCGTCCGGCGCCTGGATCACTTCAACATCCAGGCCTCGCCGGAATACGTGGGGGATGCCGAGAGATGGTTGCGCGATGCGCTGGGATTCAAGCGCCGCGAGTACGTCTATGTGCCGGACAACGACATGCTCATCGCCTCCTGGACCTCGGTCACCTCACAGGTCCACGACCTCGCGATCGCGATGAGCCTCACCGGGCAGAACTCCCAGATGCATCATGTGGCGTTCAACCTCGAGAACCACAGCGACCTGATCGTCGCTGCCGACACCCTGCGTGATCTCGACGTCAAGTTCCACTGCGGACCCGGCAAGCACGGTATCGGTCAGGCGATGTACCTCTACGTCGAAGAACCCGGCTCCGGTCACCGCATCGAGTTGTACTCGGGCAATTACCACATCTTCGACCCCGATTGGGAAGCACTCGGATGGACTCCGATGAATCCCGACGGCATGACGTGGTTCGGCCAGGAACTCGATGTCACACAAGATGGTTCGATGGCGTCGGCGACGGATGCGGTGTCGTCGGTGACCTCGCTGATCGGCCAGCAGGCGGTGGCCGGGCAGGCGTGA
- a CDS encoding cytochrome c oxidase subunit 3, whose protein sequence is MQSTPTESAVGGADDEAVRSRAARPTDQMSSSGVPGEPGLWVFLLGDMAIFAIMFVAFLFDRAKDPELYLMSRESLDLTIGLTNTMVLLTSSLIVVIALRNVRATAFGRATWAFAGAALCAVVFTALKAVEYTHLVQEGHGPDSNPYFMWLFILTGVHLAHVALGFVVLVVLMLRARRRIRSEGSGRVFYEGGTCYWHLVDLLWMMLFPLVYLVA, encoded by the coding sequence ATGCAGTCGACCCCGACCGAGAGCGCGGTGGGTGGCGCCGACGATGAGGCGGTGCGGTCGCGAGCAGCCCGCCCGACCGATCAGATGTCCTCATCCGGGGTGCCGGGCGAGCCCGGGCTATGGGTCTTTCTGCTCGGTGACATGGCGATCTTCGCGATCATGTTCGTCGCCTTCCTGTTCGACCGGGCCAAGGACCCCGAGCTGTATCTGATGTCGCGGGAGTCGCTCGATCTCACCATCGGGTTGACGAACACCATGGTGCTGCTGACCAGCTCACTCATCGTCGTGATCGCTCTGCGCAACGTCCGGGCGACGGCATTCGGTCGGGCGACGTGGGCGTTTGCCGGCGCAGCGTTGTGTGCGGTCGTGTTCACGGCACTGAAGGCCGTCGAGTACACCCACCTCGTCCAGGAAGGTCATGGTCCCGACTCGAATCCGTACTTCATGTGGTTGTTCATCCTCACGGGTGTGCACCTGGCGCATGTGGCGCTCGGTTTCGTCGTCCTCGTGGTGTTGATGCTTCGGGCGCGCCGACGGATCCGATCGGAGGGATCGGGTCGGGTGTTCTATGAGGGAGGAACATGCTATTGGCACCTGGTCGACCTGTTGTGGATGATGCTGTTCCCGCTCGTGTACCTCGTGGCGTGA
- a CDS encoding FAS1-like dehydratase domain-containing protein, whose amino-acid sequence MSTEAVSKAAETPEAPQPTEVFTFKDEDIQRARDIVGVYHAVRKREQFSRASPDVMRAFARSYGDDNPLFVDEDYGLDTRWGAQIAPPMINIAVTKDLLADPIPTEQRRPPFRGIHVFVSGTTTDWYRPVYDGDTVYSFEGFDNVEFKDSEFAGRSLLVTRIHVQFNQRAEIVQIQRVLTIHTERHESKKRKKYDTIERATYTPDDIAAIDEIYAAEQRRGAQPRYWEDVTVGEQLPTMAKGPLTVTDMVVFHSGGYGFAPYTPCTGRLWHQNRHRIGAFYIPNEQGIPDVAQRIHWDAEYARSIGIPASYDYGMMRDCWLTHYLTDWVGDDGWVESMSSQMRKFNYLGDVHTFTGEVVGKRVEGRRHLVDIGFRGTSQRGEVTCPATATVSLPSRDSGLAALRTPPADLEAIAAQMLKRHGELRAAKRRG is encoded by the coding sequence GTGAGCACTGAGGCTGTTTCGAAGGCTGCGGAGACTCCGGAGGCTCCGCAGCCCACAGAGGTCTTCACCTTCAAGGACGAGGACATCCAGCGTGCCCGCGACATCGTCGGGGTCTATCACGCAGTCCGTAAGCGTGAGCAGTTCTCCCGGGCCTCACCGGACGTGATGAGGGCATTCGCCCGCAGCTACGGCGACGACAATCCGTTGTTCGTCGACGAGGACTACGGTCTCGACACCCGCTGGGGCGCGCAGATCGCACCGCCGATGATCAACATCGCGGTCACGAAGGATCTCCTCGCGGACCCGATCCCGACCGAACAGCGCCGTCCGCCGTTCCGTGGCATCCACGTGTTCGTCTCCGGCACCACCACCGACTGGTATCGCCCGGTCTACGACGGCGACACCGTCTACTCCTTCGAGGGATTCGACAACGTCGAGTTCAAGGATTCGGAGTTCGCCGGCCGTTCGCTGCTGGTCACCCGTATTCACGTCCAGTTCAATCAGCGCGCCGAGATCGTCCAGATCCAGCGTGTGCTGACGATCCACACCGAACGCCACGAATCCAAGAAGCGCAAGAAGTACGACACCATCGAACGCGCGACCTACACGCCCGACGACATCGCGGCCATCGACGAGATCTATGCCGCTGAGCAGCGTCGCGGTGCCCAACCGCGATACTGGGAGGACGTCACCGTCGGTGAGCAGTTACCGACGATGGCGAAGGGGCCGCTGACCGTCACCGATATGGTCGTGTTCCATTCGGGCGGATATGGATTCGCGCCCTATACGCCGTGCACCGGCCGGCTGTGGCATCAGAATCGGCACCGCATCGGTGCCTTCTACATTCCGAACGAACAAGGCATCCCCGATGTGGCGCAGCGTATCCATTGGGACGCGGAGTACGCGCGCTCGATCGGCATCCCCGCGTCCTACGACTACGGGATGATGCGCGACTGCTGGCTCACCCACTATCTGACCGACTGGGTGGGTGACGACGGCTGGGTCGAGTCGATGTCGAGCCAGATGCGCAAATTCAACTACCTCGGGGACGTCCACACGTTCACCGGCGAGGTCGTGGGCAAGCGGGTCGAGGGCCGGCGACATCTGGTCGACATCGGGTTCCGTGGTACGAGCCAGCGCGGTGAGGTCACCTGTCCGGCGACCGCCACGGTGTCTCTGCCGAGCCGGGATTCGGGTCTCGCGGCCTTGCGCACACCGCCGGCCGACCTCGAGGCGATCGCGGCGCAGATGCTCAAGCGGCATGGCGAGTTGCGGGCGGCGAAGCGACGCGGGTGA
- a CDS encoding crotonase/enoyl-CoA hydratase family protein, whose amino-acid sequence MSTGRRTTADATADPGAEILTEVAGGVLIMTINRPDQRNAMTRSAAEQLAAALDRLDADPDISVGILTGRGGTFCAGMDLKRFQLGERPVVEGRGFGGLVQRPPAKPLIAAVEGWALGGGFEMVLAADLVVAGESARFGLPEVKRGLVARAGGIFRAPRVLPQAIALELLLTGDPMSAGLAERHGLVNRVVADGGALDAARELAATIAGNAPLAVRASKALAHHSRTWTDDEAFERQTAYTDPVFASDDAREGPAAFAERRAPQWSGR is encoded by the coding sequence ATGAGCACGGGCAGGCGAACCACCGCGGACGCCACGGCCGATCCCGGTGCCGAGATCCTGACCGAGGTGGCCGGCGGTGTGCTGATCATGACCATCAACCGGCCCGATCAGCGAAACGCCATGACCAGGAGTGCTGCCGAGCAACTCGCGGCCGCACTCGATCGCCTCGACGCCGATCCGGACATATCCGTGGGCATCCTGACCGGGCGGGGTGGGACATTCTGCGCCGGAATGGACTTGAAACGTTTCCAGTTGGGAGAGCGGCCCGTCGTCGAAGGCCGTGGATTCGGTGGTCTGGTGCAGCGCCCGCCGGCGAAACCGTTGATCGCCGCGGTCGAAGGGTGGGCTCTCGGCGGTGGATTCGAGATGGTGCTCGCCGCCGACCTCGTCGTCGCCGGCGAGAGCGCGAGATTCGGCCTACCGGAGGTGAAACGCGGACTCGTTGCGCGAGCGGGCGGGATCTTTCGAGCGCCCCGGGTGCTGCCACAGGCCATAGCGTTGGAGCTGCTCCTGACCGGCGACCCGATGTCGGCAGGACTGGCAGAACGGCACGGACTGGTGAATCGGGTGGTTGCCGACGGCGGCGCGCTCGACGCGGCACGTGAACTCGCCGCCACGATCGCTGGGAACGCGCCGCTCGCGGTGCGGGCCAGCAAGGCCCTGGCCCACCATTCGCGCACCTGGACCGACGACGAGGCATTCGAGCGCCAGACTGCCTACACCGATCCGGTCTTCGCATCCGATGACGCCCGGGAGGGGCCGGCGGCGTTTGCCGAGCGGCGGGCGCCGCAGTGGAGCGGGCGCTGA
- a CDS encoding alpha/beta fold hydrolase has product MTETFTYDSTSRTMAVDGVEVHWHDAGSGPPLILLHGSGPGVSAWSNFRHNLPVFAEHFRVIMPDLPGFGGSELPEPKEVYPLAAARWVARLMDELEIESSPVVGNSMGGAVAAEMAGHLPERIDRMAIMGSGGLSVSLFQTEPSEGFQRLFAFLQEPTRERMVQWIDTMVFDKSLITDELVDERMRNATAEGVLDRTRAIFGAMFNPTLRETYTPLWKRLETITTPTLMLWGREDRMLPYDQAHLANRWVPDIELHTFANCGHWIQVEKKARFERVVLEFLTRESD; this is encoded by the coding sequence ATGACAGAGACATTCACATACGACTCGACCAGTCGGACGATGGCGGTCGACGGCGTCGAGGTGCACTGGCATGACGCCGGTTCCGGACCACCGCTGATCCTGCTCCACGGTTCGGGCCCGGGGGTGAGCGCGTGGTCGAACTTCCGCCACAACCTTCCGGTCTTCGCAGAGCACTTCCGGGTGATCATGCCCGATCTGCCCGGCTTCGGCGGTTCCGAACTCCCGGAACCCAAAGAGGTCTATCCCCTCGCCGCAGCCCGGTGGGTGGCGCGACTCATGGACGAGCTCGAGATCGAATCCTCCCCCGTGGTAGGCAATTCGATGGGTGGCGCGGTCGCCGCGGAGATGGCCGGACATCTACCCGAACGCATCGACCGGATGGCGATCATGGGATCGGGCGGCCTGTCGGTGAGTCTGTTCCAGACCGAGCCGAGCGAGGGTTTTCAGCGACTGTTCGCGTTCCTGCAGGAACCGACCCGTGAACGGATGGTCCAGTGGATCGACACCATGGTGTTCGACAAATCGCTGATCACCGACGAACTCGTGGACGAGCGCATGCGCAACGCCACTGCCGAGGGTGTGCTGGATCGCACTCGCGCCATCTTCGGCGCGATGTTCAACCCCACGCTTCGCGAAACCTACACACCATTGTGGAAGCGCCTCGAGACGATCACCACTCCCACGTTGATGCTGTGGGGACGCGAGGACCGGATGCTTCCCTACGACCAGGCCCACCTCGCCAACCGGTGGGTCCCCGACATCGAACTGCACACGTTCGCCAACTGCGGTCACTGGATCCAGGTGGAGAAGAAGGCCAGATTCGAGCGGGTGGTACTCGAGTTCCTGACCCGGGAATCGGACTGA
- a CDS encoding cytochrome C oxidase subunit IV family protein produces MTLNGLLAERYVRTWIILVLLAVVGPILSLQMHAGTPVAVVVLALAAYKVRLVGLDFMEIRHARRELRWIFEFYCVALWLVLVGALVLL; encoded by the coding sequence ATGACACTCAACGGATTGCTCGCCGAACGGTATGTGCGGACCTGGATCATCCTCGTGCTCCTGGCGGTCGTCGGTCCCATCCTGAGCCTGCAGATGCACGCCGGGACCCCGGTGGCGGTGGTGGTACTGGCATTGGCCGCCTACAAGGTCCGCCTGGTCGGGCTGGACTTCATGGAGATACGGCATGCGCGCAGGGAACTGCGCTGGATCTTCGAATTCTATTGCGTCGCACTCTGGCTCGTCCTTGTCGGCGCCTTGGTTCTGCTGTGA
- a CDS encoding SDR family oxidoreductase produces the protein MHLNGNTFLVTGGASGLGEATATAIVAAGGRVIIADLPSSDGKVTAERLGTAAVFVPADVTDEDSLVEALDATESHGPLRGAVHCAGRGGDRLRILDKAGEPAALQSFRDVLEVNLIGSYNVLRLAASRIARNEPIDTERGAIVLTASVAAFDGQIGQTSYTASKAAIHGMTLVAARDLASVGIRVNTIAPGTFDTPMLARLRDDIREGLAASVPFPKRLGLPDDYAGMALTLLQNAYVNGETIRLDGAIRMAPR, from the coding sequence ATGCACTTGAACGGCAACACCTTCCTGGTCACCGGCGGCGCGTCCGGGCTGGGTGAGGCGACCGCAACCGCGATAGTGGCGGCGGGCGGACGCGTGATCATCGCCGACCTTCCGTCATCGGACGGAAAGGTGACCGCCGAACGCCTCGGGACGGCGGCCGTGTTCGTACCGGCCGACGTGACCGACGAGGACAGCCTGGTCGAGGCACTCGACGCGACGGAGTCGCACGGTCCGCTGCGCGGTGCCGTCCACTGCGCGGGTCGCGGCGGTGACCGGCTGCGCATTCTCGACAAGGCGGGCGAGCCCGCCGCGCTGCAGAGCTTTCGCGACGTGCTGGAAGTCAATCTGATCGGGAGCTACAACGTGCTCCGGCTCGCTGCGTCCCGGATCGCGCGCAACGAACCGATCGACACCGAACGCGGCGCCATCGTGCTGACCGCATCGGTCGCCGCCTTCGATGGGCAGATCGGGCAGACCTCCTACACCGCGTCCAAGGCAGCAATCCACGGCATGACCCTGGTGGCCGCGCGCGACCTGGCCAGCGTGGGCATCCGTGTCAACACCATCGCGCCGGGCACCTTCGATACGCCGATGCTCGCGCGCCTGCGCGACGACATCCGAGAAGGGTTGGCCGCTTCGGTACCGTTCCCCAAGCGTCTCGGATTGCCCGACGACTACGCGGGGATGGCTCTGACCCTTCTGCAGAACGCCTACGTGAACGGCGAGACGATCCGTCTCGACGGTGCGATCAGGATGGCTCCGCGATGA
- a CDS encoding amidohydrolase family protein yields the protein MPLQDHMHLISTDDHLIEHPRLWQDRLPKRFADAGPKIIEKLMPKSIHSGDGGRKAGETKLAEVWQYEGRIYPYIGLNAVAGKKPEEYGAEPTRYEDMIPGCYEPKARLRDMDIDGVQATLSFPSFPRFAGTVFLESEDKELALLSVQAWNDYVLDEWCPADPERLIPLVILPLWSIEESVKEIYRTAAKGARTISFPENPYPLGLPSFHTDHWDPVYRAAVETGQPLCVHFGTSGKPPITCPEAPMAVMTALFGCNSMYATVDLLFSPTFHKHPGLKFMLSEGGIGWVPYMLERMDGVWEKHRYYQNINQSVRPSELFAEHIFGCFIDDDFGVANRHLVGIDNITWEGDYPHSDSNWPNSRKIVHDTMLDVPDDEVHKIVELNARRLLNFPRTS from the coding sequence ATGCCACTTCAGGACCACATGCACCTGATCTCGACCGACGATCACCTGATCGAGCACCCTCGCCTGTGGCAGGACCGACTGCCCAAGCGCTTCGCCGACGCCGGTCCCAAGATCATCGAGAAACTGATGCCCAAGTCGATACATTCCGGCGATGGCGGCCGGAAGGCCGGCGAGACGAAGCTCGCCGAGGTCTGGCAGTACGAGGGTCGGATTTATCCCTACATCGGACTCAATGCGGTGGCAGGTAAGAAGCCCGAGGAGTATGGCGCGGAACCGACACGCTACGAGGACATGATCCCCGGCTGCTATGAGCCCAAGGCGCGTTTGCGCGACATGGACATCGACGGCGTGCAGGCGACGCTGTCGTTCCCGTCGTTCCCGCGCTTCGCGGGAACCGTCTTCCTCGAGAGTGAGGACAAGGAGCTCGCGCTGCTGTCGGTGCAGGCGTGGAACGACTACGTCCTCGACGAGTGGTGCCCGGCGGATCCCGAGCGGCTGATCCCATTGGTCATTCTGCCGCTCTGGTCGATCGAGGAGTCGGTGAAGGAGATCTACCGCACGGCTGCCAAAGGTGCCCGCACCATCTCCTTCCCGGAGAATCCATATCCGTTGGGGTTGCCCTCTTTCCACACCGATCACTGGGATCCCGTCTATCGTGCGGCGGTGGAGACCGGCCAACCGTTGTGCGTTCATTTCGGCACCTCGGGCAAGCCGCCGATCACCTGCCCCGAGGCGCCGATGGCGGTCATGACCGCGTTGTTCGGCTGCAACTCGATGTACGCGACCGTCGACCTTCTGTTCTCGCCCACGTTCCACAAGCATCCGGGGCTGAAGTTCATGCTGTCCGAGGGCGGAATCGGTTGGGTTCCGTACATGCTCGAACGGATGGACGGTGTGTGGGAGAAGCACCGCTATTACCAGAACATCAATCAGTCGGTCCGCCCATCCGAGTTGTTCGCCGAGCACATCTTCGGCTGCTTCATCGACGACGACTTCGGGGTCGCCAACCGCCACCTCGTCGGTATCGACAACATCACCTGGGAAGGTGACTACCCGCACTCGGATTCCAACTGGCCCAACAGTCGCAAGATCGTGCACGACACGATGCTCGACGTACCCGACGACGAAGTGCACAAGATCGTCGAACTCAATGCACGGCGTCTGCTCAATTTCCCGCGCACCTCGTAG
- a CDS encoding acyl-CoA dehydrogenase family protein, with product MAHEVIKRIEEAGPELASLAEENERLGKLSDRTAELLRQTGVIRLLQPTDFGGYAAHPRDFAAAVMAIAASDPAAGWVAGVVGVHPWELAQMDRQLQKEIWGEDPDTWVASPYMPNGVADPIDDESFVLSGRWPFSSGSDHCQWDFLGALKGTGAGAPIMPPEVMHVVLPRSDYELIEDSWDVVGLSGTGSKDVVVNQAVIPAYRTVTQADISDGTASARSGRPEAVYKLSFGVMFPLGITAAVVGICEGALKTHLEIQKDRVAVTGVQVRDDPYVLHAAGEAAAEIEASRVQLIEGISRLHDMIENGIEPSIEDRSNQRRNQVRCAWRAVSALDEIFARSGGVAIRKSSPMQRYWRDAHVGLQHMIHVDGAPYHSNALHNMGLETPPGMLVTI from the coding sequence ATGGCGCACGAAGTCATCAAACGGATCGAGGAAGCAGGACCGGAGCTGGCGTCCCTGGCCGAGGAGAACGAGCGACTCGGCAAGCTGAGCGACCGGACCGCGGAGCTACTCCGTCAGACGGGGGTCATCCGGTTGCTGCAGCCCACCGACTTCGGCGGCTATGCGGCACACCCGCGGGACTTTGCCGCCGCGGTCATGGCGATTGCCGCCAGCGATCCCGCCGCCGGCTGGGTGGCCGGCGTCGTCGGTGTGCATCCCTGGGAGCTCGCCCAGATGGATCGTCAACTGCAAAAGGAGATCTGGGGCGAGGACCCGGACACCTGGGTCGCGTCACCGTACATGCCGAACGGCGTCGCGGATCCGATCGACGATGAATCGTTCGTCCTCAGCGGCCGGTGGCCGTTCTCCTCCGGGTCCGACCACTGCCAGTGGGACTTCCTCGGCGCGCTCAAAGGCACCGGCGCGGGTGCGCCGATCATGCCGCCCGAGGTGATGCACGTCGTGCTGCCGAGGTCGGACTATGAGCTCATCGAGGACTCCTGGGATGTGGTGGGCCTCAGCGGGACCGGTAGCAAGGACGTCGTCGTGAACCAGGCGGTCATCCCCGCCTACCGGACGGTGACGCAGGCCGATATCTCCGACGGGACGGCCTCGGCTCGTTCGGGTCGCCCCGAGGCGGTGTACAAGCTGTCGTTCGGTGTGATGTTCCCCCTCGGCATCACGGCCGCGGTGGTCGGCATCTGCGAGGGTGCCCTCAAGACGCATCTCGAGATCCAGAAGGATCGGGTGGCGGTCACCGGGGTCCAGGTGCGCGACGATCCGTACGTGCTGCACGCGGCCGGCGAGGCCGCGGCCGAGATCGAGGCCTCACGGGTGCAGCTGATCGAGGGCATCAGCCGCCTGCACGACATGATCGAGAACGGGATCGAGCCGAGCATCGAGGATCGCTCCAACCAGCGCCGCAACCAGGTTCGCTGTGCGTGGCGTGCGGTCTCGGCGCTCGACGAGATCTTCGCCCGCTCGGGTGGCGTCGCCATCCGTAAGAGCAGCCCGATGCAACGCTATTGGCGCGACGCACATGTGGGTCTGCAGCACATGATTCACGTGGACGGCGCGCCGTATCATTCGAACGCGCTGCACAACATGGGACTCGAGACACCCCCCGGGATGCTCGTCACCATCTGA
- a CDS encoding flavin reductase family protein, translating into MTDTDSTRIFEARHLRDVLGNFPTSVVAVTTTAADGVPVGMVVGSFTSVSLDPPLVSFLVDRSSSTLPKILAAGRFCANALASDQEWLCRQMAKKGADRFTGVSWERSAHDNPIIDGVVAWVDCTIDKTVELGDHFLVVGFIGDLNVASVKRPLLFFRGGYGDYTSTSQLLLDSHLRS; encoded by the coding sequence ATGACCGACACCGATTCCACCAGGATCTTCGAGGCGCGACACCTGCGCGACGTGCTGGGGAACTTCCCCACGAGCGTCGTCGCGGTCACGACCACCGCGGCCGACGGCGTCCCCGTCGGAATGGTCGTTGGATCGTTCACCTCGGTGTCCCTGGATCCACCGTTGGTGTCATTTCTGGTCGACAGGTCGTCCTCGACACTGCCCAAGATCCTTGCTGCCGGGCGGTTCTGCGCCAACGCGCTGGCATCGGATCAGGAATGGCTGTGCCGGCAGATGGCAAAGAAGGGTGCGGATCGATTCACCGGCGTCTCCTGGGAACGGTCTGCCCACGACAACCCCATCATCGACGGCGTCGTGGCCTGGGTCGACTGCACGATCGACAAGACCGTTGAGCTCGGCGACCACTTCCTGGTCGTCGGGTTCATCGGGGATCTCAACGTGGCGTCGGTCAAGCGCCCACTGTTGTTCTTCCGTGGCGGCTACGGCGACTACACGTCCACCTCGCAACTGCTGCTCGACAGCCACCTGCGCTCCTGA